A stretch of Sphingomicrobium flavum DNA encodes these proteins:
- a CDS encoding alpha/beta hydrolase, whose protein sequence is MLTRRQQVTRKAKRAARRARIGGEKLVWGLERIGLSPVSLLDFGSRMKGDKMRHMVAGAAYGPDPRQRLDIWAPKEDHEGPLPVVLFFYGGGWVTGDRTEYAFVGRALAAAGFLAVLADYRLAPQHQFPAFVEDGALAMKWLRSHVTGFGGDPDRIAVAGHSAGGHLAGLLALDRRYLRDVGLSEQVIRAAVLLSAPTNFLPFKDPRPIAAMGEWPRPEETQPITYARGDGPPMLLLHGRSDITVRARNSQQLARAISEAGGAAELKIYQGASHSDLVKSFSPLFRKDTPVLEDVVDFLRRRLV, encoded by the coding sequence GTGCTGACCCGCAGACAGCAGGTGACCCGCAAGGCGAAACGGGCCGCACGGCGCGCGCGCATTGGCGGGGAAAAGCTGGTCTGGGGGCTGGAGCGGATCGGCCTGTCGCCGGTCTCGCTGCTCGATTTCGGCAGCCGCATGAAGGGCGACAAGATGCGCCATATGGTGGCGGGCGCGGCCTATGGGCCCGACCCGCGCCAGCGGCTGGATATCTGGGCGCCCAAGGAGGATCATGAGGGGCCGTTGCCGGTCGTGCTGTTTTTCTATGGCGGCGGCTGGGTGACGGGCGATCGCACCGAATATGCCTTTGTCGGTCGGGCGCTGGCGGCGGCGGGTTTCCTGGCAGTGCTGGCCGATTACCGCTTGGCGCCGCAGCACCAATTCCCGGCCTTTGTCGAGGATGGCGCGCTGGCGATGAAATGGCTGCGCAGCCATGTCACCGGCTTTGGCGGCGATCCCGATCGCATTGCGGTGGCCGGGCATAGCGCGGGCGGGCATCTGGCCGGGCTGCTGGCGCTGGATCGGCGCTATCTGCGCGATGTGGGGCTGAGCGAGCAGGTGATCCGCGCTGCGGTGCTGCTATCGGCGCCCACCAACTTCCTGCCTTTCAAGGATCCGCGCCCGATCGCGGCGATGGGCGAGTGGCCGCGGCCTGAAGAGACGCAGCCCATCACCTATGCGCGGGGCGACGGCCCGCCCATGCTGCTGCTGCACGGGCGCAGCGACATTACGGTGCGCGCGCGCAATTCGCAGCAACTGGCGCGTGCGATCAGCGAGGCGGGCGGCGCGGCGGAGCTGAAAATCTACCAGGGCGCCAGCCATAGCGACCTCGTCAAAAGCTTCAGCCCGCTGTTTCGCAAGGACACTCCGGTGCTGGAGGATGTGGTGGACTTTTTGAGGCGGCGGCTGGTCTGA
- the hslV gene encoding ATP-dependent protease subunit HslV: MEQFHGTTILGVKKKGRTVIAGDGQVSLGNTVIKPNATKVRRLGKDGKVIGGFAGATADAFTLFERLETKLEAHSGKLLRAAVELAKDWRTDKYLRNLEAMMIVADKDSLLVITGNGDVLEPEGGITAIGSGGNYALAAARALDEYEDDPEVLAKRAMGIAAEVCVFTNDRLTIETV, encoded by the coding sequence ATGGAACAGTTTCACGGAACGACGATCCTCGGGGTCAAGAAGAAGGGCAGGACCGTTATTGCCGGTGACGGGCAGGTCAGCCTTGGCAATACGGTGATCAAGCCGAACGCCACCAAGGTCCGCCGCCTTGGCAAGGATGGCAAGGTGATCGGCGGCTTTGCGGGCGCGACGGCGGATGCCTTCACCCTGTTCGAACGGCTGGAGACCAAGCTGGAGGCGCATTCGGGCAAATTGCTGCGCGCCGCGGTCGAGCTGGCCAAGGATTGGCGGACCGACAAATATCTGCGCAATTTGGAAGCCATGATGATCGTGGCCGACAAGGACAGCCTGCTGGTCATCACCGGCAATGGCGATGTGCTGGAACCCGAAGGCGGGATCACCGCGATTGGTTCGGGCGGCAATTATGCGCTGGCCGCGGCGCGCGCGCTCGATGAATATGAGGATGATCCCGAAGTGCTGGCCAAGCGGGCGATGGGAATCGCCGCTGAAGTCTGCGTCTTCACCAATGACCGGCTGACGATCGAGACGGTTTAG
- a CDS encoding glycoside hydrolase family 108 protein, which produces MGEEPTGDVLAQGLVEAVIEREGGYVDHPADRGGPTRFGITEAVARQHGYVGAMRVFPRGEAVDIYKRLFWLRPKFDDIALRLPRIAAELFDTGVNMGPAVAVTFLQRALTALNRNGKDYDDLTPDGKVGPKTLAALDAYLAVRGRQGGETVLLRALEALQGERYLRLAERRPANEAFLYGWLANRLGQLG; this is translated from the coding sequence ATGGGTGAAGAGCCGACGGGCGATGTGTTGGCGCAGGGACTGGTCGAGGCAGTGATCGAGCGCGAGGGGGGCTATGTCGACCATCCCGCCGATCGCGGCGGGCCGACGCGGTTCGGCATTACCGAGGCGGTGGCGCGCCAGCATGGCTATGTGGGCGCGATGCGAGTCTTCCCGCGCGGCGAGGCGGTCGACATTTACAAGCGGCTGTTCTGGCTGCGGCCCAAATTTGACGACATCGCCCTGCGGCTGCCGCGCATTGCCGCCGAGCTGTTCGACACCGGGGTCAATATGGGCCCGGCGGTGGCGGTGACCTTTCTGCAGCGCGCGCTGACCGCGCTCAATCGCAACGGCAAGGATTATGACGACCTGACGCCCGACGGGAAGGTGGGTCCCAAGACGCTGGCAGCGCTCGATGCGTATCTGGCGGTGCGCGGCCGGCAGGGCGGGGAGACGGTGCTGCTGCGCGCGCTCGAGGCCTTGCAGGGCGAGCGCTATCTGCGCCTCGCCGAGCGGCGACCGGCCAATGAGGCCTTCCTTTATGGCTGGCTGGCCAACCGGCTGGGGCAGCTCGGCTGA
- a CDS encoding TIGR02117 family protein, which yields MARRKTSPTRKLVWRSLLVLLAIPLIYLLFAGIGSLIPMNSDWEEPDEGVTIYIANNGVHLDLVVPTRVQGLDWSKDFLPTDIGNPAAFGSDWVMIGAGDKAVYLDTPTWGDLTVKTAFNAATQGDRVMHVQWVTNPQGWTQAELRLRPEEYRRLYAAMRSTFSLSDGKPVQLDHPGYFGSDAFYEGLGSFTLTNTCNQWVASRLRIAGVETSLWSPLAQGLPWRYRTPPR from the coding sequence ATGGCCCGCCGCAAGACTTCCCCCACCCGCAAGCTCGTGTGGCGCAGCCTGCTCGTGCTGCTGGCGATTCCCTTGATCTACCTTCTGTTCGCCGGCATCGGCTCGCTCATCCCCATGAACAGCGACTGGGAGGAGCCCGACGAAGGCGTCACCATCTATATCGCCAATAATGGCGTGCATCTGGATTTGGTCGTGCCAACACGCGTGCAGGGACTCGACTGGTCCAAGGACTTCCTGCCCACCGACATCGGCAATCCCGCTGCCTTCGGGTCGGACTGGGTCATGATCGGCGCGGGCGACAAGGCGGTCTATCTCGACACCCCCACCTGGGGCGACCTGACCGTAAAGACCGCCTTCAACGCCGCCACGCAGGGCGACCGCGTGATGCATGTCCAGTGGGTCACCAACCCCCAAGGCTGGACCCAGGCCGAACTGCGCCTGCGCCCAGAGGAATATCGCCGCCTCTACGCCGCGATGCGCTCCACTTTCAGCCTGTCCGACGGCAAGCCCGTCCAGCTCGATCATCCGGGCTATTTCGGCAGCGATGCCTTTTATGAAGGGCTGGGCAGTTTCACGCTCACCAACACCTGCAACCAGTGGGTCGCCAGCCGCCTGCGCATCGCGGGCGTGGAAACCAGCCTGTGGAGCCCGCTCGCCCAGGGCCTCCCCTGGCGCTACCGAACTCCTCCCCGCTAG
- the hslU gene encoding ATP-dependent protease ATPase subunit HslU has translation MNQNFQMVREGSDPLTPKAIVAALDEHIIGQKDAKKAVAVALRNRWRRQQLSDELKAEVTPKNILMIGPTGCGKTEISRRLAKLADAPFVKIEATKFTEVGYVGRDVEQIARDLVEEAVRLERDRRREKVRAAAEEAAIEQLLDALTGKGSSEATRQSFLRRLEEGALDSAEVEIEVTEAPSMPFDMNGQGGIGMINLSDMMSKLGGGAPKKKRKLKVRAAFDRLVEEEADKRLDMDDVNRVALEDAEANGIVFLDEIDKIAVSDVRGGSVSREGVQRDLLPLIEGTTVSTKYGPLKTDHILFIASGAFHVAKPSDMLPELQGRLPIRVELRALTQEDFVAILKDTRASLTDQYRALLGTEDVAVEFTDEGIEALARIAAEVNETVENIGARRLQTVMEKLLEDISFEAEDRAGETVKVDAAFVEQQLSGIAGNTDLSRYVL, from the coding sequence ATGAACCAGAATTTCCAGATGGTCCGCGAAGGATCTGACCCGTTGACGCCCAAGGCCATCGTGGCCGCATTGGATGAACATATTATCGGCCAGAAGGACGCCAAGAAGGCGGTGGCCGTGGCGCTGCGCAACCGTTGGCGCCGCCAGCAGCTTTCGGATGAGTTGAAGGCCGAGGTCACGCCCAAGAATATCCTGATGATCGGGCCGACCGGTTGCGGCAAGACCGAGATTTCAAGGCGGCTGGCCAAGCTTGCCGATGCGCCCTTCGTCAAGATCGAGGCGACCAAGTTCACCGAGGTTGGCTATGTCGGCCGCGATGTGGAGCAGATCGCCCGCGACCTGGTGGAGGAAGCGGTGCGGCTTGAGCGTGACCGGCGGCGCGAAAAGGTGCGCGCGGCGGCAGAGGAAGCGGCGATCGAGCAATTGCTCGACGCGCTGACGGGCAAGGGATCGAGCGAAGCGACGCGGCAGAGCTTCTTGCGGCGGCTGGAAGAAGGCGCATTGGACAGCGCCGAAGTCGAGATCGAGGTGACCGAAGCACCCTCCATGCCTTTCGACATGAACGGGCAGGGCGGGATCGGCATGATCAACCTGTCCGACATGATGAGCAAGCTGGGCGGCGGTGCGCCCAAGAAGAAGCGTAAGCTGAAGGTGCGCGCGGCATTCGACCGGCTGGTCGAGGAAGAGGCCGACAAGCGCCTCGACATGGATGATGTGAACCGCGTCGCGCTGGAGGATGCCGAGGCCAATGGCATCGTTTTCCTCGACGAGATCGACAAGATTGCGGTGAGCGATGTGCGCGGCGGGTCGGTGAGCCGCGAGGGCGTGCAGCGCGACCTGTTGCCGCTGATCGAGGGCACGACGGTGTCGACCAAATATGGGCCATTGAAGACCGACCATATCCTGTTCATTGCCTCGGGCGCGTTTCACGTCGCCAAGCCATCGGACATGCTGCCCGAATTGCAGGGGCGCCTGCCGATCCGCGTGGAGCTCCGCGCGCTGACGCAGGAAGACTTTGTTGCCATCCTCAAGGATACGCGCGCCAGCCTGACCGATCAGTATCGCGCGCTGCTGGGCACCGAGGATGTCGCCGTGGAATTCACCGATGAGGGGATAGAGGCGCTGGCGCGCATCGCCGCCGAGGTGAATGAAACGGTCGAGAATATCGGCGCGCGGCGCTTGCAGACGGTGATGGAAAAGCTGCTCGAGGATATCAGCTTCGAGGCAGAGGATCGGGCCGGCGAGACGGTGAAGGTGGATGCGGCCTTCGTCGAGCAGCAATTGTCGGGCATCGCCGGCAATACCGACCTGTCGCGCTACGTGCTCTAA
- a CDS encoding holin family protein, with amino-acid sequence MGIIDALIGPVSKLLDKLIPDKEARNHAKLELIEMQGRQELEELNLQLSAIIAEAQSADPWTSRARPSFMYVMYTLILFAIPMGFIAAFEPEVALGISTGMTAYLRGIPESLYALFGTGYLGYTAARTYGKVKGVER; translated from the coding sequence ATGGGCATCATTGACGCACTGATCGGGCCGGTATCCAAGCTGCTGGACAAATTGATCCCCGACAAGGAAGCGCGCAACCACGCCAAGCTGGAGCTGATCGAGATGCAGGGTCGGCAGGAACTGGAAGAGCTGAACCTGCAACTTTCCGCGATCATCGCCGAGGCGCAGTCCGCCGATCCCTGGACCAGCCGGGCGCGGCCCAGCTTCATGTATGTGATGTACACGCTGATCCTGTTCGCCATCCCGATGGGCTTCATCGCGGCGTTCGAGCCCGAAGTGGCGCTGGGCATTTCGACCGGGATGACGGCCTATTTGCGCGGAATCCCTGAAAGCCTATATGCCCTCTTCGGAACGGGCTATCTCGGCTACACGGCCGCGCGGACCTATGGCAAGGTGAAGGGAGTGGAACGCTAG
- a CDS encoding outer membrane protein assembly factor BamD, with translation MSMKFRTLALVSVAMLGLSGCAKSLDNQLDTQYVARDVSTLYSLAKQSADRGEWKRAALLFLEVERQHPYSIWARRAQLMGAFSHYMGKEYIESVGAAQRFLTVHPGNKDAPYATYIIAMSYYQQIEDIQRDQRISEQARDAFTTLVRRHPNTRYAADARLKLDLINDHLAGKEMEVGRFYQQQRNWLPATMRFRNVVDNYQTTSHAPEALHRLVESYLALGVPAEAQKTAAVLGANYPDSKWYERSYRLIQRHAPQS, from the coding sequence ATGTCCATGAAGTTTCGCACTCTTGCGCTCGTCTCCGTCGCCATGCTGGGCCTTTCCGGCTGTGCCAAGTCGCTCGATAACCAGCTCGACACCCAATATGTCGCGCGCGATGTCAGCACGCTCTACAGCCTGGCCAAGCAAAGCGCCGATCGCGGCGAATGGAAGCGCGCGGCGCTGCTGTTCCTCGAGGTGGAGCGCCAGCATCCCTATTCGATCTGGGCCCGCCGGGCACAGCTGATGGGTGCCTTCTCGCATTATATGGGCAAGGAATATATCGAATCGGTCGGCGCGGCGCAGCGCTTCCTGACCGTCCATCCGGGCAACAAGGACGCGCCCTACGCGACCTATATCATCGCCATGTCCTATTATCAGCAGATCGAGGACATCCAGCGCGACCAGCGGATCAGCGAACAGGCGCGAGACGCCTTCACCACGCTGGTGCGCCGCCATCCCAACACCCGCTACGCCGCCGATGCGCGCCTGAAGCTGGACCTCATCAACGATCACCTTGCCGGCAAGGAGATGGAGGTCGGGCGTTTCTACCAGCAGCAGCGCAATTGGCTGCCCGCCACGATGCGGTTCCGCAACGTGGTCGACAATTACCAGACCACCAGCCACGCGCCCGAAGCGCTGCACCGACTGGTCGAAAGCTATCTGGCACTGGGCGTGCCCGCCGAAGCGCAGAAGACCGCTGCGGTGCTGGGCGCCAACTATCCCGACAGCAAATGGTATGAGCGCAGCTACCGGCTGATCCAGCGGCACGCGCCGCAGAGCTAA
- the secD gene encoding protein translocase subunit SecD, protein MLDFSKGKVLGIWLVILAGIFLSIPSLMSPAQRAAYWPEPLPQATINLGLDLAGGSYLLLEADTADLMRQRYQNMAEEVRTAMQDEGIQTSDIASSGGRVSFMVSDPTRLDAAVERLRRLSQPVQLTGARDWDVRVVNSTEIVMTPTDSGNEQALQSAVTVARDVVRRRIDPNGTKEITVRTQGVDRVEVQVPGVENPEELKELIGQTARLEFRLLCEDQGSSGIVLNALCETFPMVDGGQISLQRRVIVSGDQLISANQSYDENSRPAIAFKFNSLGAQRFGQVTQQNVGKQFAIVLDNQVLSAPTIISPILGGSGQITGNFTVESANQLAISLSSGKLPVKLNVIQEYSISGELGKDSIEKGAKASIIATLAVLIYMMMTYGRFGFYANAALVANAFLILAVMAIFNATLTLPGIAGFVLTIGAAVDANVLINERIREELRRGRKIVDAIEHGYDEAKTAIFDANITNTIAAALMFYFGSGPIRGFAVVLLIGIITSVWTAVNFTRMLVALWVKAKRPKTINI, encoded by the coding sequence ATGCTCGACTTTTCCAAGGGGAAGGTGCTGGGTATCTGGCTGGTAATCCTGGCCGGGATCTTCCTGTCCATCCCCAGCCTGATGTCCCCGGCGCAGCGCGCGGCCTATTGGCCCGAGCCGCTACCCCAGGCGACCATCAATCTCGGCCTCGACCTTGCCGGCGGCAGCTATCTGCTGCTCGAAGCCGATACGGCCGATCTGATGCGCCAGCGCTACCAGAATATGGCCGAAGAAGTCCGCACCGCGATGCAGGACGAGGGCATCCAGACCAGCGATATTGCCTCCAGCGGCGGGCGCGTCAGCTTCATGGTCAGCGATCCCACCCGGCTGGACGCAGCGGTCGAACGGCTGCGCCGCCTGAGCCAGCCGGTCCAGCTGACCGGCGCGCGCGACTGGGATGTGCGGGTCGTCAATTCGACCGAAATCGTGATGACCCCGACCGACAGCGGCAACGAGCAGGCATTGCAGAGTGCCGTGACCGTGGCGCGCGATGTCGTGCGCCGGCGTATCGACCCCAACGGCACCAAGGAAATCACGGTGCGCACGCAGGGGGTCGACCGGGTTGAGGTCCAGGTGCCGGGCGTTGAAAATCCCGAGGAATTGAAAGAGCTGATCGGCCAGACCGCGCGGCTGGAGTTTCGCCTGTTGTGCGAAGACCAGGGTTCGAGCGGGATCGTCCTCAACGCGCTTTGCGAGACCTTTCCGATGGTCGATGGCGGGCAGATTTCGCTGCAGCGCCGTGTCATCGTGTCGGGCGACCAGCTGATCAGTGCGAACCAGAGCTATGACGAGAATAGCCGCCCCGCCATCGCCTTCAAGTTCAACAGCCTGGGCGCCCAGCGCTTTGGCCAGGTGACCCAGCAGAATGTCGGCAAGCAGTTCGCCATCGTCCTCGACAACCAGGTCCTGTCGGCGCCGACGATCATCTCGCCGATCCTGGGCGGCAGCGGCCAGATTACCGGCAATTTCACGGTGGAAAGCGCCAACCAGCTGGCCATCAGCCTGTCATCGGGCAAGCTGCCGGTGAAACTGAACGTGATCCAGGAATATTCGATTTCCGGTGAGCTCGGGAAGGATTCGATTGAGAAGGGGGCCAAGGCCTCGATCATCGCCACGCTGGCGGTGCTGATCTACATGATGATGACCTATGGCCGCTTCGGCTTCTATGCCAATGCCGCCCTGGTCGCCAACGCCTTCCTGATCCTGGCGGTGATGGCCATCTTCAACGCCACGCTGACCTTGCCGGGGATCGCCGGCTTCGTGCTGACCATCGGTGCGGCGGTCGACGCCAACGTGCTCATCAACGAGCGCATCCGTGAGGAATTGAGACGCGGGCGCAAGATCGTCGATGCGATCGAGCATGGCTATGACGAAGCCAAGACCGCGATTTTCGACGCCAATATCACCAATACCATCGCCGCCGCGCTGATGTTCTATTTCGGTTCGGGCCCCATTCGCGGGTTCGCCGTGGTGCTGCTGATCGGCATCATCACCTCGGTCTGGACCGCCGTGAACTTCACGCGAATGCTGGTCGCGCTGTGGGTCAAGGCCAAGCGGCCCAAGACGATCAACATCTGA
- the secF gene encoding protein translocase subunit SecF, with protein MKLIKLVPDNTNIDFMKWRKLAIIVTMALAVFGYGYTFTHGLNLGIDFVGGQTVQADFEEPVDIEQLRAKVTGLGAGDASIQEFGSDTRYQIRLPRPDGPEEAAAQVVTELRNMLTNEYPGVEVGSGQSVSGNVSEELAMDGTLSLLFAMMGIATYIWFRFEWQFGVGALATLFHDIGLLLAFFSFTQLEVDLNIVAAFLTVVGYTLNDTVVIYDRIRENLRKFRKMGIIPLINLSLNETLSRTIATSVALLLAIGALLIFGPEVIFGLTICIFLGLFIGTYSSIYISAPLLVFLGVTPDSFVTDDAVEPGMRPQNETVGG; from the coding sequence ATGAAACTTATCAAACTCGTTCCCGACAATACGAACATCGATTTCATGAAATGGCGCAAGCTTGCCATCATCGTGACGATGGCCTTGGCGGTGTTCGGCTACGGCTACACCTTCACCCACGGCCTCAACCTGGGCATCGATTTTGTCGGCGGACAGACGGTGCAGGCCGATTTCGAAGAGCCGGTCGATATCGAACAATTGCGCGCCAAGGTGACCGGGCTCGGCGCAGGCGATGCGTCGATCCAGGAATTTGGCAGCGACACACGCTACCAGATCCGCCTGCCGCGGCCCGACGGGCCCGAAGAGGCTGCAGCGCAGGTGGTGACCGAACTTCGCAACATGCTCACCAACGAATATCCCGGCGTCGAAGTAGGCAGCGGCCAGTCGGTATCGGGCAATGTGTCCGAAGAGCTGGCGATGGACGGCACGCTGTCGCTGCTGTTCGCGATGATGGGGATCGCAACCTATATCTGGTTCCGCTTCGAATGGCAGTTCGGGGTAGGCGCGCTGGCGACGCTGTTCCACGATATCGGTCTGCTGTTAGCCTTTTTCAGTTTTACCCAGCTGGAGGTCGACCTCAACATCGTCGCGGCCTTCCTGACGGTGGTGGGCTATACGCTCAACGATACGGTGGTCATCTATGACCGCATCCGCGAAAATCTGCGCAAGTTCCGCAAGATGGGCATCATCCCGCTGATCAACCTCAGCCTCAACGAGACGCTCAGCCGCACCATCGCGACCTCGGTAGCGCTGCTGCTGGCGATCGGGGCGTTGCTGATCTTCGGTCCGGAGGTGATTTTCGGCCTGACGATCTGCATCTTCCTGGGGCTGTTCATCGGGACCTATTCGTCGATCTATATCTCGGCGCCGCTGCTGGTGTTCCTTGGCGTGACCCCCGACAGCTTTGTCACCGACGATGCGGTCGAGCCCGGAATGCGCCCGCAGAATGAGACTGTCGGCGGTTAA
- the yajC gene encoding preprotein translocase subunit YajC, with the protein MTLSTLIALTLGAAAPSAGASFFVQMFPLLLIFVIFWFLLIRPQQKRMKEHQATINAVKKNDKVVTGGGLIGKITKVTDDEVEIEIANGVRVMALKSTLSGVIDPKTAKPAND; encoded by the coding sequence ATGACCCTTTCGACCCTTATCGCCCTGACGCTTGGCGCTGCGGCGCCTTCTGCAGGGGCAAGCTTCTTCGTGCAGATGTTCCCGCTGCTGCTGATCTTCGTGATCTTCTGGTTCCTGCTGATCCGTCCGCAGCAGAAGCGCATGAAGGAGCATCAGGCGACCATCAATGCGGTCAAGAAGAATGACAAGGTCGTCACCGGCGGCGGGCTGATCGGCAAGATCACCAAGGTCACCGACGACGAGGTCGAAATCGAAATTGCCAATGGTGTGCGGGTCATGGCGCTCAAATCCACGCTGTCGGGCGTGATCGATCCCAAGACCGCCAAGCCGGCCAACGACTAA
- a CDS encoding FAD-dependent oxidoreductase, whose protein sequence is MDRRAFIATSLSAGLVAGCATVPRAPVRQMLCLPRLDVRPDRVLRTVAGLRPYREAGFVVASEPLGEGQLLVHNYGHGGAGITLSWGSSELAVDLGSIALRSAAAVLGAGVMGLTTARLLQERGIAVTIYTDKLPEATTSWVAGGQIHPASHYRGGAVSDGWRAQYRAAMAISWQRFSALDPVKYGIAWHDTYQQSGRRPPEWMMPYYPDFAEVRGADNPFPLPDMQRYRTMYVETPRYLSQLMADVLAAGGKIRVRKLSGREEMAALEERLVFNCTGLGARELVGDAGLVPMRGQLAILPPDPAIDYAYSLSAGYMFPRADGIILGGTFERGAERAEPTVRAIASILASHQRLNADSCSA, encoded by the coding sequence ATGGATCGCCGCGCCTTTATCGCAACCTCCTTATCGGCTGGCCTGGTGGCCGGCTGCGCCACGGTGCCGCGCGCGCCGGTGCGGCAGATGCTGTGCCTGCCGCGCCTCGACGTGCGGCCCGACCGGGTGCTGCGCACGGTGGCGGGGCTGCGGCCTTACCGCGAGGCGGGCTTTGTCGTGGCCTCCGAGCCGTTGGGCGAAGGGCAGTTGCTGGTCCATAATTACGGGCATGGCGGGGCGGGGATTACGCTGAGCTGGGGATCGTCCGAACTGGCGGTCGATCTGGGCAGTATCGCGCTGCGCAGTGCGGCGGCGGTGCTGGGCGCAGGCGTGATGGGGCTGACGACCGCGCGGCTGCTGCAGGAGCGGGGCATCGCGGTCACCATCTATACCGACAAGCTGCCCGAGGCGACGACCAGCTGGGTTGCGGGCGGGCAGATCCATCCGGCCAGCCATTATCGCGGCGGCGCGGTCAGCGATGGCTGGCGTGCCCAATATCGCGCGGCGATGGCGATCAGCTGGCAGCGCTTTTCTGCGCTCGATCCGGTCAAATATGGCATTGCCTGGCATGACACCTACCAGCAATCGGGGCGGCGGCCGCCCGAATGGATGATGCCTTATTATCCCGACTTTGCCGAGGTGCGCGGGGCGGACAATCCCTTCCCGCTGCCCGACATGCAGCGCTATCGCACCATGTATGTGGAGACGCCGCGTTACCTGTCGCAGCTGATGGCGGATGTGCTGGCGGCGGGCGGAAAGATCAGGGTGCGCAAGCTTTCGGGGCGCGAGGAGATGGCGGCGCTGGAGGAACGGCTGGTGTTCAACTGCACGGGGCTGGGCGCGCGCGAACTGGTCGGCGATGCGGGGCTGGTGCCGATGCGCGGGCAGCTTGCCATCCTGCCGCCCGATCCGGCGATCGATTATGCCTATTCGCTGAGCGCGGGCTACATGTTCCCGCGCGCCGACGGCATCATCCTTGGCGGGACGTTCGAGCGCGGGGCGGAGCGCGCCGAGCCGACGGTGCGCGCAATCGCCTCGATCCTCGCCTCGCACCAGCGCTTGAACGCGGATAGCTGCTCGGCTTGA
- a CDS encoding M20/M25/M40 family metallo-hydrolase, with product MTLRLLLALSALLFALPAAAQLSAPEQRMIDTVAAEQQRTLDLLERLVEQNSGTMNHEGVREVGRIMAAEFEAIGFTTQWVEAPGTDRAGHLVARHEGSATGQRLLLIGHLDTVFEPDSPFQSFTIEGDKAIGPGVGDNKGGITVMIAALRAMQAAGTLADANIIAVLTGDEEDAGEPVAAARAVLVAAAEVSDIALDYEGLSRGDDGEDMGSIARRSSSAWTLEVRADSGHSSGVFSEARGYGAIFEAARIIDEYRRVLRLAEPELTFNVGLIAGGEEAALDTDKIRATARGKTNIIAPIALARGDLRAIDQGQIDRTIARMQAITAQSLPGTSASLSFDPVTYPPMAPTAANQALLDRLNMVNADLGLAAMAPLDPMKRGAADISFVAHLVPGINGMGALGEGSHAPGESVDIPALWRQANRAAILMTRLTAEPR from the coding sequence ATGACCCTGCGCCTCCTCCTCGCGCTCAGCGCGCTTCTTTTCGCTCTCCCCGCCGCCGCCCAATTATCCGCGCCCGAACAGCGCATGATCGATACGGTCGCGGCCGAACAGCAGCGCACGCTCGACCTGCTCGAAAGGCTGGTCGAGCAGAATAGCGGCACCATGAACCATGAGGGCGTGCGCGAAGTCGGCCGCATCATGGCCGCCGAGTTCGAGGCAATCGGCTTTACGACCCAATGGGTCGAAGCCCCTGGCACCGACCGCGCCGGCCACCTCGTCGCCCGCCATGAAGGCAGCGCCACCGGCCAGCGCCTCCTCCTCATCGGCCATCTCGATACCGTCTTCGAGCCCGACAGCCCCTTCCAGTCCTTCACCATCGAAGGCGACAAGGCGATTGGCCCTGGCGTCGGCGACAATAAGGGCGGCATCACCGTCATGATCGCCGCGCTGCGCGCCATGCAGGCCGCCGGAACGCTCGCCGATGCCAACATCATCGCCGTCCTGACCGGCGATGAGGAAGATGCGGGCGAACCCGTCGCCGCTGCCCGCGCCGTGCTGGTCGCCGCCGCCGAGGTCAGCGACATCGCGCTCGATTATGAAGGCCTATCGCGCGGCGACGATGGTGAGGATATGGGCAGCATCGCGCGGCGTTCCTCCTCCGCCTGGACGCTCGAGGTGCGCGCCGACAGCGGTCATTCGAGCGGCGTCTTCTCCGAAGCCCGCGGCTATGGCGCCATCTTCGAGGCTGCGCGCATCATCGATGAATATCGCCGCGTCCTGCGCCTCGCCGAACCCGAGCTGACCTTCAATGTCGGCCTCATCGCTGGCGGCGAGGAAGCGGCGCTGGACACCGACAAGATCCGCGCCACTGCCCGCGGCAAGACCAACATCATCGCCCCCATCGCGCTGGCGCGCGGCGATCTGCGCGCCATCGACCAGGGTCAGATCGACCGCACCATCGCACGCATGCAGGCCATCACCGCCCAGTCGCTGCCCGGCACCAGCGCAAGCCTCAGCTTTGATCCGGTCACCTATCCGCCGATGGCGCCGACCGCCGCCAACCAGGCGCTGCTCGACCGGCTGAACATGGTCAATGCCGATCTCGGCCTCGCCGCCATGGCCCCGCTCGACCCGATGAAGCGCGGCGCCGCCGATATCAGCTTCGTCGCCCACCTGGTCCCCGGCATCAATGGCATGGGCGCGCTGGGCGAAGGCAGCCATGCGCCGGGCGAGAGCGTGGATATCCCCGCCCTGTGGCGGCAGGCCAATCGCGCTGCCATCCTGATGACCCGGCTGACCGCCGAGCCGCGCTAG